One segment of Nocardia farcinica DNA contains the following:
- a CDS encoding glycosyltransferase codes for MDQSATQAVTESNDHRIAAAAPAALRVDHRAPDRLVLQRGIFTGPSAKVSDELYAVVKGKAARERQTLRLEKGATAHTNTYFGRFAASYWQRWTTVTEVTATMTLEVGRRARVRLVASDIAGHRRIIDTLTTAESGTVVLSAPLDQYVDGGALWLEFDADGGELGIAELVWTAPAPERVRPVAIAICTFNRAADCAETVAALAADPTVLAAIDAVYVVDQGTDLVADRPRFREVEPAFGDKLRYIRQPNLGGAGGFTRGLYEVSAVNEHADVILMDDDILCEPETVLRLNAFANLTVEPTLVGAQMLFLLNPDYLNVGAEEVHLHELRHGQKVPKALRNTSMLKKNQERRVDAGYNAWWTCLIPAEVVAKIGLPIPIFFQWDDVEYGLRAREHGFVTVTLPNAAVWHADFYWKDYDDWARYFSTRNSLIVGAMHTDLDGKAITKQFFRTIAEHLVAMQYGLVHTTLQGIEDFLEGPKVLRDGGVAALAAARAQRADYPETIKHPAANPPVPSAEIQVRRAGGEPSRALLVLVKRAVNQWFGRTQHGLIGVTREDAHWWHVSLFDHVVVTDASQSGVRVRRRDKARARALLLRTVRVLRRLRRELPALQEQYRAAMPELTSRANWERLYGIGAGERS; via the coding sequence ATGGACCAGTCGGCTACCCAGGCCGTTACCGAATCGAACGACCACCGCATCGCCGCCGCCGCACCGGCCGCGCTGCGGGTCGACCATCGGGCGCCGGACCGGCTGGTGCTGCAACGCGGCATCTTCACCGGCCCCTCGGCCAAGGTCAGCGACGAGCTCTACGCGGTGGTCAAGGGCAAGGCGGCACGGGAGCGGCAGACGCTGCGACTGGAGAAGGGCGCCACCGCCCACACCAACACCTACTTCGGCCGGTTCGCCGCCAGCTACTGGCAGCGCTGGACCACCGTCACCGAGGTGACCGCGACGATGACCCTGGAGGTCGGCAGGCGCGCGCGGGTGCGGTTGGTCGCCTCCGACATCGCCGGCCACCGGCGCATCATCGACACCCTCACCACCGCCGAGAGCGGCACGGTGGTGCTGAGCGCACCGCTGGACCAGTACGTCGACGGCGGCGCGCTGTGGCTGGAGTTCGACGCCGACGGCGGCGAGCTCGGCATCGCCGAGCTGGTGTGGACCGCGCCCGCTCCCGAACGGGTGCGCCCGGTCGCCATCGCCATCTGCACGTTCAACCGGGCCGCCGACTGCGCCGAGACCGTGGCCGCGCTGGCCGCCGACCCCACCGTGTTGGCCGCCATCGACGCGGTCTACGTCGTGGACCAGGGCACCGACCTGGTCGCCGACCGGCCCCGCTTCCGCGAGGTCGAGCCCGCCTTCGGCGACAAGCTGCGCTACATCCGCCAGCCCAACCTGGGCGGCGCGGGCGGGTTCACCCGCGGCCTGTACGAGGTGTCGGCGGTCAACGAGCACGCCGACGTCATCCTGATGGACGACGACATCCTCTGTGAGCCGGAAACGGTGTTGCGGCTCAACGCCTTCGCCAACCTCACCGTGGAGCCGACGCTGGTCGGCGCGCAGATGCTGTTCCTGCTCAACCCCGACTACCTCAACGTCGGGGCCGAGGAGGTGCACCTGCACGAACTGCGCCACGGCCAGAAGGTGCCCAAGGCGCTGCGCAACACCAGCATGCTGAAGAAGAACCAGGAGCGCCGCGTCGACGCCGGCTACAACGCCTGGTGGACCTGCCTGATCCCGGCCGAGGTGGTCGCGAAGATCGGCCTGCCGATCCCCATCTTCTTCCAGTGGGACGACGTCGAGTACGGCCTGCGGGCCCGCGAGCACGGCTTCGTCACCGTGACCCTGCCCAACGCGGCGGTCTGGCACGCGGACTTCTACTGGAAGGACTACGACGACTGGGCGCGCTACTTCAGCACCCGCAACTCCCTGATCGTCGGCGCCATGCACACCGACCTGGACGGCAAGGCGATCACCAAGCAGTTCTTCCGCACCATCGCCGAGCACCTGGTGGCCATGCAGTACGGCCTGGTGCACACCACCCTGCAGGGCATCGAGGACTTCCTGGAGGGTCCGAAGGTGTTGCGCGACGGCGGTGTCGCCGCGCTGGCGGCCGCCCGGGCCCAGCGCGCCGACTACCCGGAGACGATCAAGCATCCGGCCGCGAATCCGCCGGTGCCCTCGGCCGAGATCCAGGTGCGGCGGGCGGGCGGCGAGCCGAGCCGGGCGCTGCTGGTGCTGGTCAAGCGGGCGGTCAACCAGTGGTTCGGCCGCACCCAGCACGGCCTGATCGGGGTCACCCGGGAGGACGCGCACTGGTGGCACGTCTCGCTGTTCGACCACGTGGTGGTCACCGATGCCTCCCAGTCCGGCGTCCGGGTCCGGCGGCGCGACAAGGCGCGCGCCCGCGCCCTGCTGCTGCGCACCGTCCGCGTGCTGCGGCGGTTGCGCCGCGAACTGCCCGCCCTGCAGGAGCAGTACCGCGCCGCCATGCCCGA
- a CDS encoding GtrA family protein codes for MSYPEHPAAPAEKLAAASVPAPGDVRAPLSATLLGLLRKGGGPFLVVGVIGFLVDAGTYNLLVFWIDGGVMRHAPLPAKIISIALATVVTYFGNKWWTFGHKQSGNPVREYLLYALFNAIAIGLQLGCLGFSRYVLDLASPLADNISGTLIGQAVAMIFRYWAYDTFVFTGAAEAEAEQQAEATGR; via the coding sequence GTGTCCTACCCCGAGCATCCCGCCGCACCGGCCGAGAAACTCGCCGCCGCATCCGTGCCCGCGCCGGGGGACGTGCGCGCGCCGCTGAGCGCGACCCTCCTGGGCCTGCTGCGCAAGGGTGGCGGGCCGTTCCTCGTGGTCGGCGTCATCGGCTTCCTGGTCGACGCGGGCACCTACAACCTGCTGGTGTTCTGGATCGACGGCGGTGTGATGCGTCACGCTCCGCTCCCCGCCAAGATCATCTCCATCGCGCTCGCCACCGTGGTCACCTACTTCGGCAACAAGTGGTGGACCTTCGGCCACAAGCAGTCCGGCAATCCCGTCCGCGAATACCTGCTCTACGCGCTGTTCAACGCGATCGCCATCGGCCTGCAGCTCGGCTGCCTGGGCTTCTCCCGCTACGTGCTCGACCTGGCCTCACCGCTGGCCGACAACATCTCCGGCACGCTGATCGGGCAGGCGGTCGCGATGATCTTCCGGTACTGGGCCTACGACACGTTCGTGTTCACCGGGGCGGCCGAGGCCGAAGCCGAACAACAGGCCGAGGCCACCGGTCGCTGA
- a CDS encoding glycosyltransferase has protein sequence MDSTDLRIAAVVPCHNEEASVAKVVTDLQAAVPGIVVYVYDNLSTDRTAERAREAGAIVRHEHTKGKGNVVRRAFADIEADVYLMIDGDDTYEASAAPLMIKTLLEGPYDHVLGVRKQDEGASAYRAGHETGNKVLNGVVGKVFGENVEDMLSGFRVFSRRFVKSFPAVSREFEIETELTVHSLHLRVPQTSVPVGFRDRPAGSESKLRTYHDGFKILALIIGLARHERPVAFYGLFGSLAWLLSVVLTVPIVIEFTRTHEVPRFPTLFLGFTLLLLGSLAWTAGLILDGIRRSRHEASRLVYLRYSAVGADEPADGQVRERGLRGDGTAR, from the coding sequence GTGGACTCCACCGACCTTCGCATCGCCGCCGTGGTCCCGTGCCACAACGAGGAGGCCTCCGTCGCCAAGGTCGTCACCGACCTGCAGGCCGCCGTGCCGGGAATCGTCGTCTACGTCTACGACAACCTGAGCACCGACCGCACCGCCGAACGCGCCAGGGAAGCGGGCGCGATCGTGCGGCACGAGCACACCAAGGGCAAGGGCAACGTGGTGCGCCGCGCGTTCGCCGACATCGAGGCCGACGTCTACCTGATGATCGACGGTGACGACACCTACGAGGCCTCGGCCGCGCCGCTGATGATCAAGACGCTGCTGGAGGGCCCCTACGACCACGTGCTCGGCGTGCGCAAGCAGGACGAGGGCGCCTCGGCGTACCGGGCGGGCCACGAGACCGGCAACAAGGTGCTCAACGGCGTGGTCGGCAAGGTCTTCGGCGAGAACGTCGAGGACATGCTCTCCGGCTTCCGGGTGTTCTCGCGCCGCTTCGTCAAGAGCTTCCCCGCGGTCTCGCGGGAATTCGAGATCGAGACCGAGCTGACCGTGCATTCGCTGCACCTGCGGGTGCCGCAGACCTCGGTCCCGGTCGGCTTCCGGGACCGGCCCGCGGGCAGCGAGAGCAAGCTGCGCACCTACCACGACGGTTTCAAGATCCTGGCGTTGATCATCGGCCTGGCCAGGCACGAACGCCCGGTGGCGTTCTACGGCCTGTTCGGCTCGCTGGCCTGGCTGCTGTCGGTCGTGCTCACGGTGCCGATCGTCATCGAGTTCACCCGCACGCACGAGGTGCCGCGGTTCCCGACGCTGTTCCTCGGCTTCACCCTGCTGCTGCTGGGCAGCCTGGCCTGGACCGCCGGGCTCATCCTCGACGGCATCCGCCGCTCCCGGCACGAGGCGTCTCGCCTTGTGTACCTGCGGTATTCGGCGGTCGGCGCGGACGAGCCGGCCGACGGGCAGGTGCGCGAGCGCGGGCTACGCGGTGACGGGACCGCGCGGTGA